ATTGAAGCGCGCAAGCAACGGCAGCGCGACCAGGCCGAGGCCCTTTCGAGGAAACTGTCCGGCACCGTGCTCACCATTGCCCATCGGGTCGGTGAAGAGGACAAGCTCTTCGGCTCGGTCACTGTGGCTGATATTGCCGAGAAACTCGCTGAACTCGGGGTGGAGTTGGATAGAAAAAAAATCATCCTGGCCGATCCGATCAAGTCCATCGGCGACACCGAGGTCCCGGTCAAGGTCGGTTTCCAGATGACCACCGAGATTACGGTCCGGGTCGTGCCGCTGGAAGCAGAGTAAGTCCCCCCGGCAGGCCCGCGCTCCCAAGGTGGCTGTGATCCCGGGCCGATCTCGGCATGGCGGGACCGCCACCTTTTTTTTTACAAAAAGAACAATTCCGGGACCATGGAAACAGGAACCAAAGCCATTTCCTCGTTGCACCGACTTCCGCCCCAGAATCTGGAGGCGGAACAATGTGTTCTCGGTTCCGTCCTCCTGCAGAAAGGGGCCCTGGTCAAGGTTCTGCAAGTCCTTGTGCCGGAAGATTTTTACCGGGACTCCCACAAGGCGGTCTTTTCCGCCATGGTGGCCCTGTTCGAGAAAAATGAGCCCCAGGATCTGATCACGGTCACCAATATCCTCCGGGACTGGAACAAGCTGGACCAGGTAGGCGGGCCCGCCTACCTGGCCTCGCTCACCGATATCGTGCCAATGTCGGCCAATATCGTCCACTACGGCAAGATCATCCAGCAGAAGGCCATTCTCCGCCGGCTGATCCAGGTTTCCACTGAGATCGCGGCCCGCTGCTATGACGAGCAGGGCGATATCGACAACCTGGTGGACGAGGCGGAACAGCATATCTTCGAGATCTCCCGTTCCAAGAGCGGCCAGGCCTTCCAGCCATTGAGCAAGATCATCCCGCTCACCTTCAAACACATTGAAAAACTTGCCGAACGTAAGGAATTGATCACCGGAGTGCCCAGCGGCTACGACGAGTTCGACAAGATGACCGCCGGGCTCCAGCCCTCGGACCTGATCATTGTGGCGGCCCGGCCCAGCATGGGCAAGACCGCCCTGGCGATGAACATCGCCCAGAACGCCTCCATGTTGAGCAAGGTTCCAGTGGCGATCTTCAGTCTGGAGATGTCCAAGGAGCAGTTGGCCATGCGGTTGCTCTGCTCGGTTAGCCGGGTGGACTCCCAGCGGCTGCGCACCGGCTTTCTCAAGGACTCCGACTGGCCCAAGCTGACCCGGGCCAGCGGCATGCTCGAGGATGCGCCGATCCATATCGATGATACCCCGGCCATCACCGTACTGGAGATGCGGGCCAAGTGCCGGCGGCTGAAATCCGAGCACGATATCGGTCTGGTGGTGGTGGACTATCTCCAGCTGATGCGCGGCCGGGCCGCGGCCGAGCGACGGGAACAGGAGATCAGCGAGATCTCCCGCTCCCTCAAGGCGATGGCCAAGGAGCTTAACCTCCCGGTCATTGCCCTGTCCCAGCTCAACCGGAGCCTGGAGTCAAGGCCCAACAAACGGCCGCAGCTCTCCGACC
The nucleotide sequence above comes from Desulfobacterales bacterium. Encoded proteins:
- the rplI gene encoding 50S ribosomal protein L9, coding for MEVILKKTVDTLGEEGDIVNVKPGYARNYLLPQQIAAEANKANLAILNQGKAAIEARKQRQRDQAEALSRKLSGTVLTIAHRVGEEDKLFGSVTVADIAEKLAELGVELDRKKIILADPIKSIGDTEVPVKVGFQMTTEITVRVVPLEAE
- the dnaB gene encoding replicative DNA helicase; the protein is METGTKAISSLHRLPPQNLEAEQCVLGSVLLQKGALVKVLQVLVPEDFYRDSHKAVFSAMVALFEKNEPQDLITVTNILRDWNKLDQVGGPAYLASLTDIVPMSANIVHYGKIIQQKAILRRLIQVSTEIAARCYDEQGDIDNLVDEAEQHIFEISRSKSGQAFQPLSKIIPLTFKHIEKLAERKELITGVPSGYDEFDKMTAGLQPSDLIIVAARPSMGKTALAMNIAQNASMLSKVPVAIFSLEMSKEQLAMRLLCSVSRVDSQRLRTGFLKDSDWPKLTRASGMLEDAPIHIDDTPAITVLEMRAKCRRLKSEHDIGLVVVDYLQLMRGRAAAERREQEISEISRSLKAMAKELNLPVIALSQLNRSLESRPNKRPQLSDLRESGAIEQDADLICFIYRDEIYNQAEDNPKRGIAEIIIGKQRNGPTGKFELTFMKEITTFENRAYQEPPPGYKGESG